A region from the Streptomyces sp. 3214.6 genome encodes:
- a CDS encoding YihY/virulence factor BrkB family protein, with amino-acid sequence MEWLTRLPGIARLRRTHLWRAFERLATVHWARLAAAITFTSFVALFPLITVGAAIGAKLLSEDQLGKLQDKIADQAPGLSDLLDLESLVAHAGAVGLIAGVLLLVIGINWVGALRGCLRAVWEKEQDPGNPILLKIKDTGVLVGLGVVGLLAIGSSVFANSAVGWAADKVGIEGGAGRALLFFAGLAIALLVDFLLLVYLLTRLARVHPGRRAVVVAGLIGAVGFELLKWLLTGYLQGVAGKSMYGAFAVPVAVVLWINFMARLLLYCAAWTATETGMAVQSGETAEGEGPEPGISPAASDAPQRASANSPAPAAPRRTAPPAHGP; translated from the coding sequence ATGGAATGGCTGACTAGGCTGCCTGGCATCGCACGGCTGAGACGTACGCACCTGTGGCGGGCGTTCGAGCGGCTGGCCACGGTTCACTGGGCCCGGCTCGCCGCCGCCATCACCTTCACGAGTTTCGTCGCCCTCTTCCCGCTGATCACCGTGGGCGCGGCGATCGGCGCCAAGCTGCTGAGCGAGGACCAGCTCGGGAAACTCCAGGACAAGATCGCCGACCAGGCGCCGGGCCTTTCGGACCTGCTGGACCTGGAGAGCCTCGTCGCGCACGCCGGAGCCGTCGGGCTCATCGCGGGCGTGCTGCTGCTCGTGATCGGCATCAACTGGGTCGGCGCCCTGCGCGGGTGCCTGCGCGCGGTGTGGGAGAAGGAGCAGGACCCGGGGAATCCGATCCTGCTGAAGATCAAGGACACCGGCGTGCTGGTCGGTCTCGGCGTGGTCGGGCTCCTCGCGATCGGCAGTTCGGTGTTCGCGAACAGTGCGGTTGGCTGGGCCGCCGACAAGGTCGGGATCGAGGGCGGGGCGGGACGGGCGCTGCTGTTCTTCGCGGGTCTGGCCATCGCCCTGCTCGTCGATTTCCTGCTGCTGGTCTACCTGCTCACCCGGCTGGCGCGGGTGCATCCCGGCCGGCGCGCGGTCGTGGTGGCCGGTCTGATCGGTGCGGTCGGCTTCGAACTGCTCAAGTGGTTGCTGACCGGCTATCTGCAGGGTGTCGCGGGGAAGAGCATGTACGGCGCTTTCGCCGTGCCGGTCGCCGTCGTGTTGTGGATCAACTTCATGGCCAGGCTGCTGCTGTACTGCGCCGCCTGGACAGCGACAGAGACGGGGATGGCGGTGCAGTCCGGCGAGACAGCCGAGGGTGAGGGCCCTGAGCCCGGGATCAGCCCCGCAGCCAGCGATGCACCACAGCGGGCATCGGCCAACAGCCCCGCACCAGCAGCACCGCGCCGCACGGCGCCTCCAGCGCACGGCCCGTGA
- a CDS encoding nitroreductase: MDVYEAVDSRRAVRAFSDEPVPKEVLERVLTAATRAPSSGNLQPWHMYVVSGEPLAELKRRATARALAGDLGDEREYPMYPDELTSPYLDRFSAAAAQRYEALGIERDAPDRPQKIATLNSEAFGAPVVLFCYLDRTMGPGQWGDAGMYLQTVMLLLRAEGLHSCPQVMWTMYRKTVSRTVGADDELVLYCGISVGFEKEGVPRLRTGRADMTETVSFIGVCDGRDRQDRA, encoded by the coding sequence GTGGATGTGTATGAGGCCGTGGACAGCCGCCGGGCCGTACGGGCGTTCAGCGATGAGCCGGTGCCCAAGGAGGTCCTCGAACGAGTGCTGACCGCAGCAACGCGGGCTCCGTCCAGCGGGAACCTCCAGCCGTGGCACATGTATGTCGTGAGCGGCGAACCCTTGGCCGAACTGAAGAGGCGCGCGACGGCCAGGGCACTGGCGGGAGACCTGGGTGATGAGCGGGAGTATCCGATGTACCCGGACGAACTGACCTCGCCGTATCTGGACCGCTTCTCCGCTGCGGCGGCTCAGCGATACGAAGCGCTGGGGATTGAGCGCGACGCCCCCGACCGGCCCCAGAAGATCGCTACCTTGAACTCGGAGGCGTTCGGAGCGCCGGTCGTCTTGTTCTGCTACCTCGACCGGACGATGGGGCCCGGACAGTGGGGTGATGCGGGGATGTACTTGCAGACGGTCATGCTGTTGCTGAGGGCGGAAGGGTTGCACAGCTGCCCCCAGGTGATGTGGACCATGTACCGCAAGACCGTCAGCCGAACAGTCGGAGCCGATGACGAGCTTGTGCTGTACTGCGGCATCTCAGTGGGATTTGAGAAGGAAGGCGTGCCAAGGCTGCGTACCGGGCGGGCGGACATGACGGAAACGGTGAGCTTCATCGGAGTGTGTGACGGCCGCGATCGACAGGACAGGGCCTAA